GGGCACCCAGGTGAAGCTCACCTGCAAGGGCGACGACGCGGATGCATGTCTCCAGGAGCTGGCGAAGCTCATTGGAGACCGTTTCGGCGAGGCGCAGTGACGGGCTGTTGGGATAACGCGGTAGCGGGACAGGAGCGGAAGGAATCGTGAGCAGCCAGGCCACCCCCACTCTGAGGTTGTTGGGCATCGGCGCCTCTCCCGGCATCGCGGTGGGGCATGCCTTCATCCTGGACCGCAAGCGCATCCGCACGCCCAAGTTGCGTCTGGCGGAGGCGGAGGTCGAGCCCGAGCGGATGCGGATGAAGACCGCCATCGACCTGTCGGACCGGCAGCTCGCCGAGCTGAAGGACCAGATTACGCGCACCGAGGGCAGCGACCACGCCCTCATCCTGGAAGCGCACCGGTTGATGCTCCACGACCCCATGCTCGTGGACGAGGTGAACCGGCTCATCATCGAGGACCGCATCAACGCCGAGTGGGCCGTCCGGCGCGTGGCGCGCAAAATCAAGCACCTGTTCGACAACATCCCGGACGAGTACTTCCGCGAGCGCCGCTCGGACGTCGACTATGTCGCCGACCGCATCATCCGCAACCTGATGGGGCAGGTGGTGGACGAGGAGGTGGAGGTCCCCGCCGAGGCCATCGTCGTCGCGCATGACTTGTCCCCCGCGGACGCCGCGCTGATGGCGCGCAGTGGCCGGGTGGCGGGCTTCGTGACGGACCTGGGCGGCCAGACGAGCCACACCGCCATCGTCGCCCGCGCGCGGGAGACGCCCGCGGTGGTGGGCGCCGGCCGGGCCAGCGAGCAGATTTCCCCGGGCGACCTGGTGGCCATGGATGGCATCCGGGGCGTGGTGCTGGTGAACCCCTCGGAGGAGCAGCTCGCCGTCTTCCGCGAGGAGCAGCGCCGCTATCAAGAGAGCGAGCGGCTGGCGCTCGCCACCAAGGATTTGCCCGCCGTCAGCACGGACGGCTTCCAGATTCGCCTCAACGGCAACATCGAGTTCCTGGAGGAGATCCCCTCGCTGCTGGCGCACGGCGCGGAGGGCATTGGCCTGTACCGCACCGAGTTCATGTTCCTGGACCGGAAGACGGCGCCCACCGAGGAGGAGCACTACCGCGCCTACCGGCAGGTGCTCGAGGCCATGGGCGGGCGTCCCGTCACCATCCGCACGTTGGATTTGGGCGGCGACAAGGTGCCGGGCAAGACGAAGCACGAGAAGGAACCCAACCCGGCCATGGGCCTGCGGGCCATCCGCTACTGCCTGTCCAACCGGGAGCTGTTCCGCACGCAGCTTCGCGCGCTCCTGCGCGCCAGCGTGCACGGCAACCTGCGGCTGATGTTCCCCCTCATCTGTGGCGTGAGCGAGCTGCGCGAGGCCCGCAGCGAGCTGGAGGCCTGCCGCACGGAGCTGGGCCGCGCGGGCGTGCCCATCGGCAAGCGTTTCCCCGTGGGCATCATGGTGGAGACGCCCAGCGCGGCCACCATCGCGGACCGCCTGGCCCAGGAGGCCGACTTCTTCTCGGTGGGGACCAACGACCTCATCCAGTACTCGCTGGCCATCGACCGCCAGAACCGCGAGGTGGCCTACCTCTACCGCCCCCTCCACCTGTCCGTGCTCCGGCAGTTGCGCGGCATCATCGACGCGGCGCGGGCGGCTAACATCCCCGTGGCCATGTGTGGGGAAATGGCGGGAGATCCGCTCTACACGTTGGTGTTGCTGGCGCTGGGCTTCGACGAGCTGTCCATGACGTCGGGGCAGATTCCGGTGGTGAAGCGTCTGCTTCGCCGGGTCAGCCGCACGGACGCCATGGAGCTCCTGCAGAACGCCATGGAGCTGACCACCGCGGAGGAAATCGAGCGGTACGTGCGCACGGAGATGGACCGCCGCTTCAGCGAGACGATGGAGCCGGAGGCCCCGGGTGTAGGGAACCCGGAGCCCGCCGACCATGAGCCGCGGGAGCACGGGGCACCGCCTTCCGGGCGCAACACGGCCTGAGCCCCCGCCCCCATGAGGGCGGGGTGTACGGCGATGGCTTGCCAACACGCCTACCGGACCCGAAGGGGATTCCGGTTGCGGACGGGCATGTGCAACTTGCTGGGACGGGCATACGGCTCGCCCCAGGAGCAAGCATGTTCAATCCCGCGAACATCCAGATGGGCATGACAGCGAGAGACCGGGATGGTGAGAAGGTGGGCACCATCATCGCCGCGGATGCGGCCGGGTTCTTCATTGGCAGAGGGCGCCTCTTCACGCGCGACTGCCGCTTGGCCTTCTCGGATGTGACGGACATCGACGGCGACGACGTCTACTTGCGCGGAGAGCTCTCGGAGCTGCCGGACCTGCGTCCCGAGGCGCTGGCGCCCTCGCGGCGCACCTCCACCACCGCGGGGCTGCCGCTCCAGCATGACCTCACGGGCGGGCTGGGTTGGGCGGACGAGGACGCCGACGAGGAGCCTTCGTCGCCCTCCGTGCGCCAGGCGTCCGGGATGGCGCAGCACTGGGCGGGCGGCGGTGATGACGCGGCGCCTCGCCGTGAGGCGCCGACGGATTCACGCCGGCACACGCGCCACTGAGCCGCGCCAGGCTCACCAGCTTGATTTGATGACGCCGGGAATCTCTCCCCGGAGGGCCTTCTCGCGCAGCGCGATGCGCGAGAGGCCGAAGCGCCGCAGGTTGCCGCGGGGCCGGCCGGTGAGCGCGCAGCGATTCGTCACACGGTTGGGGTTCGAGTCGCGGGGCAGGGACGCCAGGGCGTCCTGGGCCTCGCGGCGCTCTTCGTAGGACAGGGAGACGTCGCGGACGCGCGCCTTCAGCGCCGCGCGGCGCTTCGCGTACTTCGCCACCAGGGCCTTGCGCTGCTCGTTGCGCGCGACCTTGCTCTTCTTCGCCATGACGGTGTCTTTCTCGGTGCGAGGCCTCGTCGTCAGGAGACGGACTCGCTCAGGGGTTCGGGGGAGGGCACGACGTTGAGGTGGGCGGGCGGCGCTGGCGCTTCGTCCGAGTCGTCCCCGGCGACGTCCACCATCAGGGGCGGCGCGTACTCACGGCCATGCGGCCGGTGCCGCGCGGCGCACCGGAGCCTCGGCGCGCGGGTGGGACGCCCATCACGGCGGCGCATCAGAGCTTCACGCCTTCCGCGAGGAGCTCCCGCACGACGCGGTCGATGCCGCGCTGGTTGATGATGCGGATGCCGTGCGCGCTCACCCGCAGCTTCACGAAGCGGTTCATGCTGGGCACCCAGAAGCGGTGCCACTGGAGGTTGGGCAGCGAGCGCCGCTTGTGCCGGTTGTTGGCGTGAGACACGGTGTTGCCGACGAGCGGCCGCTTTCCGGTGACCTGGCAGACCTTGGACATGGTGGGGGCCTCTAGAGTGCTTCGATGGAGAGGAAGAGCCGCCGTCGGCCACTGCCGGCGATGGCGGGGGAGCGATGCACGGCGCCGTTGCCCCGGTTGTCGGGCCACGACTCGCCCTTGAGGAGCGCCACGTCGAAGCGCTCCAGCGCCCGCACGGGCGCCCCTGGCCTCGCGGTGGGACCCCGCGCGCCGCGCAGGACATGGGCGTTCTCCAGCCATTCGGTGGGCGGGCCCGCGTAGGTGCACAGCAGCCGGACGCCCACGCGGTCCACGTGGAAGCTCGGGCATATGTCTTCGCCGAGGATTTGGAGGCGCACTCCCAGCTCCGCCGCGCCGAACAGGTCCGCGTAGAGCCGCGCCAGGAAGTGCACGCCCGCGAGCCAGGCCTCGAACAAGGGCCCCTGGGGCAGCCCTTCGAGCCGGGGTCGCAGGTCCGGGGCGTCGCCGCGCACGCGCGCGATGACGTTCAATGCGTGCGTGGCCGTCACCTCGTTGAGCCAATGTGTCAGCGGTGCGTCGAAGCCCCTGCGCCAGACGCAGAGGTTGAGCCCTTCACGGTAGATGTCCGTGAGCGCCTCGGGCGTCCACACGAAGGCCTGGGTCTCCTCGGGGTGGGCGGGGAGGGCGTGCGCGGGTGGCATCAGGCGCCCTCCGCTTCCCGTGACGGTTCGGCCTCGTCGGTCCGCAGCACCACCCATTCAGGGAACGGGTCTTGGAGTTGCGCCCACTGCGCCGAGTCCCGCGCCAGCTCCTCGGGCGTGAGCAGGCAGGCCTCGAGCAGCCGCGCCATCTCCTCGTGGTCCGCGTCCTGGGTGATGAAGACGATTTCCTGCCGCCGGTCACCGTGGGGCCCCACGCACTCGCGCTCGATGTCGGCGCGGGACGCGGCGTCCTCTGGCCACTCCGCGCGGGGCATCGCGTCCCACCACATGCCGCCGGGCTCGAAGCTGCACGCGCCGCCCGCCTGGGCCCAGACGCCCGCGATGTCCATCCGCGACGCGAGCCAGAAGAAGCCCTTGGAGCGCAGCACGCCCCGCCAGCTCCCGTGGATGAAGTCCCACAGCCGGGAGGGATGGAAGGGCACGCGGCTGCGGAAGACGAAGCTGCGGATGCCGTACGTCTCGGTCTCCGGCGTGTGCTCGCCCCGCAGCTCCCGGAGCCAGCCGGGCGAGCGGCGCGCGCGTTCAAAGTCGAAGCGGCCGGTGTTGAGCACCGCCGTCAGCGGGACGCGCCCGCGCTCCGCGGGGACAAGCGCCGCGCCGGGGTTGAGCTTGCGCAGGATGTCCCGGAGCCGGGCGGCCTCCGCCTCTGGAACCAGGTCCAGCTTGTTGAGCACGAGCACGTCCGCGAACTCCACCTGCTCCACGAGCAGGTCCACCACGGTGCGTTCGTCCTCGTCCGCGGCGGCCAGTCCTCGCGCGGCGAGGTCATCCGCGGCGTTCCAGTCCCGCAGGAAGTGCAGGGCGTCCACCACCGTCACCAGCGTGTCCAGCCTCGCCACGTCCGACAGGCTCTGTCCGGATTCGTCCGCGAAGGTGAACGTCTCCGCGACGGGCAGGGGCTCGGAGATGCCGGTGGACTCGATGAGCAGGTAGTCGAAGCGGCTTTCCCGCGCGAGCCGGGAGACCTCCAGGAGCAGGTCCTCGCGCAGCGTGCAGCAGATGCAGCCGTTGGACAGCTCCACGAGCTTCTCGTCCACGCGGCTCAGCGCCCCGCCGCCCGCCTTCACCAGCCGGGCGTCGATGTTCACCTCGCTCATGTCGTTGACGATGACCGCCACCCGCAGGCCCTCGCGGTTCTGGAGGACGTGGTTGAGCAGCGTCGTCTTGCCCGCGCCCAGGAAGCCGGAGAGCACGGTGACGGGCAGCCGGGGTGCCGTCACGGTTTGCCCTCCACGAACAGCACGTGCTTGCGCACGCGCGGGTCGTACTTCCTAAGGTGGAGCTTCTCCTGCGACTTCCGCTTGTTCTTCGTCGTCGTGTAGACGAAGCCCGTCCCGGCCGACGACACGAGCTGGATGATGGTTCGGTTTCCCTTGGGCATGGTGGGCTCCGGTTGTGCGGACATGACGGGGCATGCCGCGGCCAGGGGCCGCCGCGATGACACGCCAGAATTCGATTTGGTGTCCGGAGTGTTGTTGTAACTAAGTTGCGTTATTGGCGCAAGGCTCGCTGCAGGCGGGCGTGCGCGGAAGCGTGCGCGCCGTCAGGCGGGGTCGTCCTCGTCCTGCTCGCGGGTGAGGCCCCGGCGGGCGCGGTACCGCTTGATGGCGCGCTCCAGCGGGCGCAGGCCCGCGAGGCACATCAAGGCGATGGCGGTGGTGGTGAGGGCGGCGAAGGGAAAGCCGAGTCCGGCGGCCAGGCCCACGGAGGCGGTGAGCCAGAGGTTGGCCGCCGTCGTCAGGCCCTTCACCTGTCCGTTCTGGCGGAGGATGACGCCCGCGCCCAGGAAGCCGATGCCCACCACCACCTGGCTGGCGATGCGGCTGATGTCGCCCCGGGTCCCCTCGGGCGTGTGCGGGCCCAGCGCCACTTCAATGAAGACGCTGGCCAGCGTGAAACAACAGGCGCCCAGGGAGACGAGGATGTGGGTGCGCAGCCCCGCGGCCTGGCCGCGCACCTCACGCTCCAGTCCCAGCACGCCACCCAACAGGGCGGCCAGGACCAATCTCAGGGCGACTGTTTGCTCATCCACGAAGGATGAACCTACTCACCCAGCTCGATTTTCTCGTCCTTGTCGGCGTCGTTCAGTTCGGGATTGGGCAGGGTGTCCAGCGTGGCCGTCAGCAGCTTGCTGGTGGGCACGACGTAGGGGGCCACCTCTTCGCCCAGCTCCTGGACGTACTGGCCAATGCGCTGCTCGTAGTCCGCGTCCTTGGAGTTCCAGCTCCCGGCGGCCTCGGCGGACCAGACCTCTTCGCCGTCGCGGCAGCGCACGAGCTTCGCCACCACGGCGGCCTCGGCGCCGCTGCCCCTGAGCGCGATTTGCGGCGACAGCCACAGCACGCCCTCGAGGCCCTCCACGCACAGCGCCTTGAAGGTGGCGTCGGTGGGGACGTCGGGGAGCGCCGCGCTCTCCTTCACCAGGAAGTCCCGGTTCTGGTTCACCCACTGGCGGGCGATGAGGCTCCACAGCTCGCCCACGGCGACCTTGCCGTCGGGCAGCGGCTGCGTCACCACCACCAGCCGCTTCACCTGGTGCTTGTCCACCGTGTCGTAGTCGGGGCGGAGCCGCTGGCTCTTCACCGCGGAGCATCCGGACAGCAGGCCCAGCCCGAGCACGGGCAACAGTCGCTTCATCATGATGTCCCTCTCCCGGCCCCCTTCTTTGGGAAGGGGGCCTCCGTCAGATGCACGCCCGGGCCAGACGGCTCAGGCCGCCTTCGGCTCGGAGTCCTTGCCACCGCCAGCCGAGCCGCCCTCACCCGAGGGCTTGCCCGACTCGCGCTGACGCCGGTCGTACATGAGCTGCATCACCGCGGCCAGCACGGTGAAGGACACCACCAGCGTGGTGATGAGGCCAATGCACGCTACCAGACCCATGGAGCGCAGGCCGTTGTGGGCCGCGGCCAGCAGCGCCGCGAAGGCCACCACGGCCGTCAGCGTGGAGGACGCCACGGCCGCGCCCACGCTGCGCAGTGCCACCAGGGGGGATGTGCCCTCCAGGAAGCGATGGAGCAGGTAGAGGCCGTGACTCACGCCGAAGCCCAGGAGGATGGGCAGGATGATGATGTTCATGAAGTTCAGGCGCAGCCCTGTCAGCGCCATGATTCCGAGCATCATCGCCACGCCCACGCCCAGCGGAATCACCGACGCCAGCGCCAGCTTCACGTTGCGGAAGTCCAGGAAGTGCATGGCCAGGATCCACAGCGCGGTGAGCACCACGGTGAGCTTGCCGTCCCAGAGGACGATGCGCGCCAGCCGCGCGTAGAGCTGCGTGGCGCCCGCGGCGCGGAACTCCTTCTCCACCGTGGGGGCCTTCGGGTCCCACGCGTCCTGGTCGAACTTGCCCGGGGTGTACGAGGCCTTGATGACCCGCGTCTCGTCGGAGAACGCCAGCATCTTCTGGCCGTCCATCAGGTCCACGCTGGCGTAGATGTACGTCAGGTAGCCGTGGTTCTCCGGCTTGGCGGAGGGCAGGTTGCGGAACTGGGCGGTGTAGTTGGCCGGCACGCCGTGGACGTCGAAGGGCTTGGCGTCCAGCACCTTCTGGAAGAACTCCGCGTTGGCCTGCATCTCCGGCGGCAGCGCGGCGACGGAGAAGCCGTCCGCCTCGAGCTGCGCCATCTCCGCCTTCCACTCCTCCAGCACCTTGGCGTTGGCCGCGGCCGTCTCCGCCGGAGGCACGAAGGTGAAGATGCTCACCACCTGGTCGATGGAGGGGTACTTCTCCGGATTCTGCGTCAGCTCCCGGTACACACCTTCGGCCTCGTCCAGGTCCTTGGTGTAGATGGCCATCGGGTCGCTGGAGATGTTGAAGCGCTCGTTGATTTCGTCCTGGAGCAGCACGGACGACATGCCGTCGGGGATGAGCGCGCGGGTGTTGTAGTTGAAGCTGACGCCGTACTTGAGGCGCTCGAAGAAGCCCAGCTCCACGCCTTTGGGCGGCTCCTCCGAACCGGCCCAGGGCACCGCGGCGGCGCAGATGAGCGCGACGATGGCCGTGCTGACGCCCAGCACCAGCTTCGGCTTGGGGATGCGCAGCTCCTTGCCCGTGGTGGCGGAGTTGGTGGGCGGCGGCTTCATGATGCCGATGAGCTTCTGCGGCAGCTCCGGGTTGATGCGGCCGGCCAGCGCCAGGATGGACGCGCTCCAGCAGAACAGCGTCAGGCCCAGGATGAGGGTGCCCGCGCCGGCCAGGAAGCCGAACTGGCTGAAGCCGCGGAACTCGCTGACCATCAGCACGAAGAAGGAGCCGGCGGTCACCACCGCGGCCACCGCGGCCGGACGGCCCGCGTTCATCACCGCGTCCCGGATGGCCACGTCGTACGGCTTGCCCGCGCCCAGCTCCAGCCGCGTGCGGAAGATGAAGTGGATGCCGTAGTCGATGCCGAAGCCGAGCAGGATGCCGCCCAGGATGGACGTAATCATGTTCAGCTCGCCCACCGTCGCGTAGGTGAAGCCGAGCGTGTAGAGCGTTCCCACCACCGTGCCGATGACGACCAGGAAGGTCGGCGCCAGCTTGCGGAAGAAGATGATGGTGATGAGGAAGATGGAGCCCAGCGCGATGAGCGTCACCGGCTCCAGCGAATCTTCAATCGCGTAGGAGTCATCCACCGTCGTCTTGTAGGAGCCGGTGAAGCCGTAGGCGATGGTCTTGTCATCGCCCATCAGCTTGTAGTCCTCGACCAGCTTCACCTTGCCGGGCTGCGCGGAGTACGCGTCAATCTGGCCCTTGAGCCGCTCCAGGTACTCCTTCGTCTTGCCAATCTCGGTGTTGTCCCACATCGGCTTGACGAGCAGCATCAACATCTTCTTGTCGTTGGAGATGTTGTAGTCGTCGCGGATGCTCTTCTTGCCAATGGAAGAGTACTTGTCGACCAGGTCCTGCATGTTCAGCTCGACGGGCTTGGAGCCGCCCAGGTCGATGAAGAACGGGTTGCTGCGCTTCAGCTTGTCGCGCAGGAACTCCATGATGCGGCGCTTGCCCTCGACCAGGTCCTCCGTCTTCACGAAGAGGACCATGTTCTGCTGGATGAACTCGACGGGCAGCTTGTAGGAGACGTTGCGCACGTTCTCCTTGTCCGCCTGGAGGATGGCCGCGAGGTCGTCCGCGGTGCGCTTCATCGCGGCTTCGTCCGACGAGCGCAGGGCGACCATGAGGAAGCCGCTGCCGCCCACCATGTCGATGACCTGCTTGACGTCCTTCACCTCTTCCAGGTCCTGGGAGATGAGGTCGAGCTGGTTGGAGTTGATGTGCAGCTTCGACGTTCCCCACAGGGATACGGCCAGCAGGGCCAGCATCACGAGGAGGACGGAGCCTGCCCGCTGGACCAACAGTCCGGCGAAGGCGTGGGCGAAACGGGAGTGGGAGTTCGAATTTCTATCGCCGCTCATGCGGCGGGGACCCTACCGGCAAAAGCCCTGGCCCGAAAGGCAAAGCCAAGCCGCCAGGCCGCTGCCCGGCCCCGGGCCCCCGGGGGCGAAAGCCGCGCCCCTTGGGGAATAAAACTCAGTTCGCGGGCGGCGCGGACACGCGCAGCACGTCGTTTTCCGGCTCCTTGGGAGGCAAGACGAACGAGCGTGGGTCCCGCGCCAGGTGGGTGAGCACGGCGCGGAGGAAGGGCAGGGCCTCGCGGCTGGGCACGTCCCGGGCGCGCGCGGCCACCCCCAGCGCCAGGGAGAAGGACACCCCGAAGTTGATGGCGCCCGTCAGGACCATGCCCGCCAGCGCCCACAGGAACGCGGGTTGGAGCACCACGTCGGCGCCCAGGGACGTGCCGGCCAGGGCGAGCGAACCGAGCACGAAGGTGACGTGTCGCACATCCAGCGTCAGCCCGAAGAAGCGGCCCACCACCGGTCCCAGCGCCAGCAGGAAGCCCAGCGCCACGTTGGCGCCCAGGCCCGAGGCCGCGTGCTGGAAGCCATCCGCCAGTCGTCGCGCGCGCTCCTCGCCCAGCAGCCGGCGCAGCATCGGGTGGTGGGCGAGCGCCTCCGGCAGCCGCCGGTACACGACGAAGTTCTCCAGCCAGCCTCCGGCCACGCTGCTCATCCACAGCATGACGCCGGTCATGGCCGCGAAGAGCAGCGTGCCGCTCTTCCAGGGGTGGAGCGAGGCCACCGTGGCCTGTGCCTTGGCGGGGCTCATGAACCCGTGGCCGGTGAGGAACTGGTACCCCAGCGCGAAGACGACGGCCGTGGGCGCCACCACGCCCAGGTTGCCCGCGAAGGCCGCGAGCTGGGAGCGGGTGATGCGGGGAATGAGCTCCACCAGGCTGGCCAGCCGCTCGCCCCGGGCGCCCTCGCCCACCGCGCCCGCCAGGGTGGCGGCCGTGACGGAGGGCTGCTTCGTGGCCAGCGTGAAGCCCAGGAGCTGGATGAGCAAGAAGGCCGCGGCGTAGTTCAGCCCCACGGCCATGAAGGTGAAGAAGGGCGCCAGCAGCAGGCCGGACAGGAACGTCTTGTTCGCCACCGCGACCGCGGTCACCAGGCCACCGCCCGCCGCGGAGTGCACCATGGCGTGGAAGCCCTCGCGGGTGCTGGTGATGTAGTGCTCGCCGGAGTGGCCCGCGCGCTCGATGATTTTGCGCGCCAGCATCCGCACGTTGCGCTTCACCAGCTCCACCACGGAGCGGTCCTCGTGCGCGCGCCGCAGCAGGTCCGACACGAGCGTCATCGCCTCGCGCCAGCGCGCCTCGCCCCGGGGGGAGCCCAGCACCCGGGCAATGGCCTCCATGCGCTTCAAGCCCCGGCGGATGCGCTCCAGCCGGTAGACGAGGTCCACGCTGACGCCCCGGTCCTCCAGGTGGCGCGACACGCTGGCCACCACCTGCCGGCAGTCCGCCACGCACGTGCTCAAATCCCGCAGGGTGTCTGGCGCGCCGTCTCGCGCGAGAACCGAGTCGCACAACATCCGCAGCCTCAGGAAGGGCGAGGCGCGGAAGGCCGTCTCCGGGCTGCGGTCCCGCACGTCTTCGGCCATGCCCAGCGCCGCCAACTGCACCGCCAGCAGCAGCAGGGCATCCATCAGGTCGGCGCGGACGCGGGCGGCGGGCGCGGGCTCGGGGGGCTTGGGCTCTCCCACCAGGGCCGCCAACTGCGCCAGGCGCGCGGGCGGCAACCGGGCGAGCCACTTCGCGTCGTCCGGGTGTGGGAACAGGCGCAGCAGCAGCTCCGACAACTTGCCGGGTTCGGGCACCGCGGGAAGCACGGTCCGGGCGAACCGGTCCGAGGCCTCGGCGAAGAAGCCCTGTCCGGCGGGCAGGCCCACCTGGGCGAAGAGCGTGAGTCCCCGGCAGCCTTCACAGACGGCGGCCACCAGCCGGGTGACGGCGGCGCGCATCGCGGGCTCGCCCTCGAGCACGCGCACCAGCAGGGCCAGGCGGCTGTCGGCGGGAGAGATTTCCGGCTCGGCGGCGTCCACCAGCCCGTGGGCGGGGATGCGCTCGCGCAGCCACTGCATCCAGCGTTCCACCCACTGGAGCCGCTGCTCCAGGGGGCCTTCGGGCACGTCGCACAGCAGCCGGTACAGGTCGCGCACGGCGGAGTGGCCGGGCGCCCGAGGCGCGTACTGCATGCAGAAGGCGTCCACCTCACGGGCGGAGGGCTGCGGCTTGGTCGCGGCGGGGTGGACGGGGGTGGGGTCGGTCATCGGCCAGGCAGGGGGGAGTTCGACTCTACGTGATGCGCCGCCGTCGCGAAAACCGCGGGGCGGCCGGGATGCCTGGTGGCCCGGCCGCCGGGCAGGTGCGGGCTACTTCTTCTTCACCTTCGCCAGCTCCGTGCGCATGCGCTCCAGCAGCAGATCCCAGCCGCCCTGCGCCACCAGCGGCTTGACCTGCGTGTCGCGGATGTCCTGCAGCATGGACGAGCCCAGCACCGTCACGTCCACGACCTTCCACGCGGCGGCCTCCTTCACCAGCCGGTACTTCAGCTTCATCTCCTGGGTCTTCAGCGGGTGCTTGATGAAGACGGTGGAGGCCACGGTCGCCTCGTTGCCCTGCACCTGCGCGGGCTCGTAGGTGATGGAGTCCAGGTTCTTGAAGTTGTCCCGCACGCGAGGGAAGGCGATGTTCGCGAACAGGTCCTGGAACAGCGTGACGAACTCCTTGCGCTGCGCAT
This genomic window from Myxococcus hansupus contains:
- a CDS encoding site-specific recombinase; its protein translation is MTDPTPVHPAATKPQPSAREVDAFCMQYAPRAPGHSAVRDLYRLLCDVPEGPLEQRLQWVERWMQWLRERIPAHGLVDAAEPEISPADSRLALLVRVLEGEPAMRAAVTRLVAAVCEGCRGLTLFAQVGLPAGQGFFAEASDRFARTVLPAVPEPGKLSELLLRLFPHPDDAKWLARLPPARLAQLAALVGEPKPPEPAPAARVRADLMDALLLLAVQLAALGMAEDVRDRSPETAFRASPFLRLRMLCDSVLARDGAPDTLRDLSTCVADCRQVVASVSRHLEDRGVSVDLVYRLERIRRGLKRMEAIARVLGSPRGEARWREAMTLVSDLLRRAHEDRSVVELVKRNVRMLARKIIERAGHSGEHYITSTREGFHAMVHSAAGGGLVTAVAVANKTFLSGLLLAPFFTFMAVGLNYAAAFLLIQLLGFTLATKQPSVTAATLAGAVGEGARGERLASLVELIPRITRSQLAAFAGNLGVVAPTAVVFALGYQFLTGHGFMSPAKAQATVASLHPWKSGTLLFAAMTGVMLWMSSVAGGWLENFVVYRRLPEALAHHPMLRRLLGEERARRLADGFQHAASGLGANVALGFLLALGPVVGRFFGLTLDVRHVTFVLGSLALAGTSLGADVVLQPAFLWALAGMVLTGAINFGVSFSLALGVAARARDVPSREALPFLRAVLTHLARDPRSFVLPPKEPENDVLRVSAPPAN
- a CDS encoding ABC transporter substrate-binding protein, with translation MNARFRTLTFLATLAFAMPALAAKDDAVAKPVKTVVQSVRYERDALALKHFGSEEQGKFLLGEDWAKGTDAQRKEFVTLFQDLFANIAFPRVRDNFKNLDSITYEPAQVQGNEATVASTVFIKHPLKTQEMKLKYRLVKEAAAWKVVDVTVLGSSMLQDIRDTQVKPLVAQGGWDLLLERMRTELAKVKKK